TTATTTGAGTGTCTGAAGGGGAAGAACACAGCCTGCTGTTCAGAGCCGATTGAGAcgccccatcttacagatgagcaCCCCAAGGCTCCAAGAGGGGTCAGGGACATGCTGAGGTCAGGCCAGGCCTGAATCCGGCTCCCTGGGCACCCGGGCTGCGTCCGTCCACCGCAGGGCAGCTGCTGCTCGGGGCTGGCGTCGGGCTTGTGGGGGAGGCTCCCGGGGCACAGTCTCGGTTCCACGTTCCGCTCTGCCAGGGCCCGGGCTCAGCGTCACCCGGAGCATTGTTGCAGGAAACGGAGCCTCCTCTGCCATCCTAGCGGCCAGTCTGGGTCTCATGGTGACGGGTCAGCCCCCCACCCCGGAGCCGGGGGATGGATGGGGGGCCAGGAAGGGGGGCAGCCCACCCAGAGTGGCAGAGAACTCCCTGAGCCTTCTGGAAACATTGTAACCGGCCACAGTGTTTGCACTTCCAAACCCtgttgcaaagaaaaataaatacataaacctAATCAGAGGTGAGTTTGCACCAGGTGGAGACAGAACTGCTGTTTCTATTGCAATTGTGCCAACAGCTACCACCTAGGGGGGTCTGCTGGGGTCCAGGCCAGGCTGTGGGGCCCCAGGGACATCACCCCTACCCTCTCGACCATGCTACACCAGAAGGGTCATGGCCCCTTTCACGTTTGCAGACACCAAGGCTCAGACAGTCAAGGGGTCACCTCTGGTGAGTGACCCCACAGGCACTGACCCTGGTCTGGCTGAGGTGAGAGCTCGTGTCTCTACCCCTCGGTCACCCAGACTCCCGAGGCAGGTGGGCGAAGGGAGCACAGAACAGGGAGTCATTGTTCGCTGCTTCCAAGCAGCTGTGGTCCCCGGCGGAGACAGAGCCTTGGAGAAACGGCTGGAGAGCCGGATCCAGGTAGACCTGGAACTCCGGGGCCACAAGTTCCAAACCCAAAACCTGGCCCCGTGGCCCAACAAGGCATTTCTGTGCTGTCTCCGAGTGGGAGATGCAGTCTGGGAGACGGCGTTCAGTGCCAAAGGCTCAGCATTCCTGGCACCTTCTGACTGTGGGTGGAGACCACGGGATGGTGGGAGTCAGATCCCTGGCCCACTCCTGCTGCCCTTGGAAAGGGTGAAAGGTTGGTGTCAGGGGCACTGGCAGGACCAGAGCTGAAGAGTTAGATTGTCAGGACACTGTCACATTGAGCTGAATTCTGAAAGGAGGAACAGAGGCTCTCACAGGAGGCAGGGGATTCGGGGCAGGAGGCTGGCCTCGTGGGGGCTCAGATCAGGGACAAGTGCTGGGTCTGGGGGCTCAGGGCAAGGCAGCGGGAGGTGAGCCCTCCCTGGACCAACCCCTCCCTGAGGGCCTTTGGGTGTGGGAACCTGCCGGAAAGCCCAGGGACATGCCCTGTCCCACTTCCACCAGGCCGAGCAGAGCCCAGAGGCCTGGGTCTTCTGTGCCTGAGGAGGTCAGTGGACATGGCAAGGCCGGGCCATTTGCCAGGGCTACAGCTTCCAAGCCCAGTAAGGCCTTGACCCCAGTCTGTCCTAAGCTCGGGAGTATTTACCATGAGCAGCCCCTTGTACCACTGGGTCCCTTTTCACCTCTTACTTCAAAACTTACCCACACGAGATACCACCTCACCCTACCCGATGAGATAGCTAAAATATAAAAGACGAcaacaagtgttggcgaggatgtggagaacttgGGACCCGCCTGTGTTGCTGGTGGGAGGGTAAGCTGCTGCTGTTGCCGTGGAAAGCGGTCCGGAGGGTCCTGCAAAAGGTTAAATGTGGAACTGCCATGTGACCTGGCCATTCCATTCCTGGGTCTAGACCCAAAAGAACTGGAAACATACGTCCACCTGAAAACCGGTGATCGACTGTCTGTAGCAGCGTTATTCGTAATAAACAAAACGCAGAGACAGCACAAACATCCATCGACTGATGGAGGGATCAACAGAGCGTGGGCTTTCCGTACAGTGGGATAAGAAAGAAGGAACAGCAGGGGCGACAGGACAGCGCGGGTGAGCCTTGCAATCTCCATGCTCAGAGAAGGACATGTCACAGAGGGCCGTATCCTGTACGATTCCGTTTCTAGAAATGTCTGGAACAGAGATGGAAAGCAGGTTCGGGCTGGGGGCTGTGGAGGGGGCCAGGAGCAACTGCTCATGGGCATGATGGTtctttgggggaagggggaaagttctggaactagatagaggtgatagctgcacaacacagtgaatatACTAAACATCAATGAGCTGTACATTTGAAAATAGTGAAGTTGTGGTACGTGGACTCAAACAAACAAAACGCAGCTGAGTGGCAAGGGTACGCTTTGGATGTGGGCTGTGTGCGCTGTTTCTTTAGGTCCCAGGCTGCTTTTGATCAATACTGACCCCCTCACTTGTCCCTCTGTCAGAATCATGGGTTTCAAACCAAAAATTAGGTCTTGTGATCTGACAAAggatattttttaatcaatttttaaaaatatattcacatgaagAATTTTACAGGGGCAGAAAAATGGCCTGACAGTTTATACTTAATGACATCCTTTACTGGGAAGGATGTACTTCCCTGGGATCACGGCCCTCCGGCCTTTTCCATGAACATCACGGCCACTGAGGAGGGGCGGTCAAGCCTAATGGGTGAGGGCAAGGACTCCAGAGTCACCAGCCTGGTTcgacttcctggctgtgtgacctcaagcaagttacttaacccctctgtgcttcagtttcctcatctgtaaaagggggatgATTGTTGTTAGAGTTAGATAAATTCCGTGCTCACAGCCGTGCCTGGCCTCGGGGAGCCCTTGCTCCCCTACTGCTGCCTTGTGCACAGGAGAAAGCCAGTCCTCAGTGGGTATTTGTGGGTGCCTGGTGAATGCTAAAGGCTGTGGGCCCCAGTCAGGAGAAGACCTAGTCCCTGTCTGGAAACGTTCTTTCCGTTATCCATTGCTGTGTAGCACCCCACCCCAAACTCGGCGGCATCAGACACCACCACTCGTGCATTCTGCTCAGAGATCTGCAGTTTGGGGCGGGGCGGTGAGGCCTGGTCTCTGCTCCATGCGGTGCCAGCTGGGCCAGAGGATCCTCTTCCCAGATGGTGCATTCGTGAGGCTGGCGAGTTGGTGCCGGCTGCCAGCTGGGATCTCGGTTTGTCTCTGTGTCGCCTTCTCCATACACTCTCTCGGGCTCCTCACACATGGCGGCCAGTTCCGAGACCTGAAGTCCCCGGGGGAAGAGCCAGGCAGAAGCCACGTCACCTTTATCACCTTATCTTCAGAGCTGCATGGGTTTTGCCACTTCCACCACACGCTGTTAGAGGCCATCATGAGTCTCCCTCCCCACGGGGTAAAGGGAAGGGGATACAAAcagaaggttctggaagagcacGTGGGTGGGGAATACGGTGGGACTGCTTCTGGAAAACACAGCCTGCCAGGTTTTGTCTGTACTATTCCTGGGGCTTGGAGAGTCAGGGCTGGAAGGGCTCGCAGGGCCCccaccccatttcacagaagcGGACAACTGAGGCTCCTGGGGGCCGTGAGCTCTCCAGGCCACAGGGCGTGCTTCGCTCGTCTTGGGTTACTGGAGGGGGGTGCCGTGTTTCCTGTGGGATACCAGGGTCCTGGAGGGAGGGGCTGAAGGGGATCCCCCTCCCACAGGCCCCTGGCCCTGGCCACACCAGAACCCAGCACTGCAGCCACGTTGACCCCCAGGTCGTCGTCAGGCCTCCCATGTTGACCTCACAGTGCTGCATGCAGCAAGCGCTCAATGAATGTTTGGCTCTCTGCCCGTTGGTGACCGATGCTGGGGATGCTGGGCCAGGGCAGGCAGTAGGGCAATGGGGTACGTGGGGTGGCCGGCCTGGGTGGGGCCCGTGGCCCTGGGAGGGGAGCCCACTGCCTGCAGCCTCCGGGGTGGGGGCCTGGCCTGGTCTCGGGGGGCCCCGGCTTCCTGAGCCACCGTCAGGGCACATTCGCAGTGGCAGGAAGAGCCGGCCAGTCAGATAAAAGCCAGAGGGAGCCCCAACAAAGGAAGTGAGGGGAGGCCTTTTCCCTCCCACCTGAAGACGCCACACGCCTGCTGTCAGTGCCCGCGGCTGACTGGCGGCTGTTCGGGGGACGGTGAAGAAACAGAACACGACGTGGGGTAGGAAGCACCTGTGCCTGCCTGCAGCAACTGAGAGGCAGAGCCGTTTatgtaggagaaaaaaaatacatgttttagaATCAGCCTCCTCTCAGCGCAGGCCCTCGTGGTGCCGTGCTGTCCCCACTGGGGAGGGAATTGGAGAGCGGTGTTGGGGTTCAGCCTCCCCTGTGATCTCtgaggccccccacccccactttctgCAGTTAATTGGATGGGAGGAGGAGACCACCCAGGCCTCCCCCCGAGACAAGCCCCAGCCCCCAGTGGAACATTTGGGGGCCCGTCCTCCTGGCGGGGCGCTGCTGCTTTAACAGTGGAGCTGGGCCCTCTGCCACTGCCCCCTGCCCCGCAGAAGGAGCCCCGGCATTGGAATCAGACCCCCGATTGACGCCCAGAGCCACCCTGTGGTAGGGGCTGAGTCCGGAGCTTTCTGCACCTCAGCCTTCTCATCTGTGAAACGGGGTTCCCGCTGCCTGGTCCAGCCTGTGGACCTCAGTTCCTCTTGGGAAAGTGGGACGAGGCAGGGTGGGGGGCGCGTGCCAGCACCGAGTGGCAGACAGCAAAGCCGCAGCGGGCACTAGGCCAACGCCAGCCAACCTGCCCCTCTGGCTTGGGGCACAGGGAAGCCTGCAGGACGTGTCCCGATTTGGGGTGCACACCACTCCCTGGGCTGCCTCCCCCGGGCTGCTCAGGAGcctctggaggtggggggggtggtTGCTGCAGCCAGCACGATCCCCTGGGAGGGTGGGAGCGGGCCCCTGCTGCAGGGCTTCCTACGCAAGGGGAATCAGGTGGGGACCCCAGTCCTTGTATTCGGTTATTAGAGGCTCCGTGCAAGGCCCACAGTGGGCGCCTTGAAGCCACAGCTGCCAACCAGGGGGCAGGGAACTCGTTGGAACAGCACCTCCGGGCACTGCCTGGGAAgaagggctggggcaggaggaagGTTGGGGGGCCCGAGGGCGGGCATGGCTCCTGGGCAGAGGGCAGGGTGGCTTGGCTTCGTGGCGTGGCCAGGGGGCTTGGGGTTGGCAGGTGTGAGACCCCCTCCCAGAGCCTCAGCCTCAAGCCTGTGCCCCTGGGCCATCGCCGTCGCCCCTTTGCCCCTCCTCTGTTTTCTCACCCCCTGCAAATGTGCACCTCCCTCCTCCCAAAAGCGGCTCTTCAGTCTCGCGGGTGGCACGGTGGGTCCGTGGGTCTTGGAGACAGTGGGGACTGGGAAATGGCAGGGCAGAGCCGCGTCCAGTAAAGGCCTGTCGCGGAGGGCCGAACATGGCCTGAGACATCCAGCCCTGAGAAGGTTGCCTCGCGTGGCCAAGGGGATTTCGCTGTGTGATTAGGTCACGGGTTTGGAGATGGGGAGGTGATCCCGGGCTGTGTCATCGCAGGGGTCTCTCTAAGGAGGAAGAAGATTTGGTGCAGAAGTAGGAGGTGTGGCTTTGGAAGCAAGAGGCTAGAGGGATCTGAGGATGGGGCCGCGAGCCCGGGACAGCAGGCGGCCTCTGGAGCCCGGGAAGGCAGGAAACCGGTTCTCCCCTGGAGTCTCCAGAAGGAACTGGCCCAGCCGACACCTTGAGCTCAGCCTGTGGGACTGATTCGGAACCTCTGGCCTCTCAGAGGATAAACAAATGTGCGTCATTTTAACCCACGAAGTGCGCAATCATTTTGCTACCGCAACAGGAAACATACACCTGCTAAGTACCTGGTGACCTGCCCGGGCGAGTCTTTGACCTTGAGCCAGGCAAGGTCCCAGCAGCTTGTGAGCAGGGAGGTGGCTCTGCAGAGGTGGCCGCCCCTCAGGTTTGAAATATTTCGTAATTAAATGTATCTTTAATGACATCTGCCTGGATCCCAGATTCCGTCCCCCCTCAAGGACCCCTCCTGCAGCTCTTTGGCAAATATCAGTAGCCGGACGTGAGCTCTGTGGAGCCTGCGGCCAGATCATCCCCGTCTTCCCACATTTCCCTCCTCCTGTCCTCACCCTGGTGACTGGCCCTGGCCTTTGGAAAGTCTGAGAAGCTGCTGGGATTGGCTCTGCTTGCTGGCGGAGGCCAGGGCACACGTTTCCAACCCTGACATCACCCAAAGGACCAAGCCTGGGAGTTAGAGGGACGGAGTTCACGCCCTGCTGCCCTGCtctctgctgtgtgaccttgggtgagacGCCGAGCCTCTCTGGGCTCAGGTTCTCCTGTGGAATGTGGGGGAAATGCTCCCGGCCTGTTCAGCTCCTGTGAGGACaagccccagcccagggcctggcgcAGGAAGTGTGGGGTGTGGGGCTTCCTCCTGGGATGCCTGGAACACCTAATGAGTTGGCGGGCCCTGGGCCCTCCGGTGGAAGGGTCACACCCACCTGAGTCACCTTTATGTGGGCTGGAGGGTGCTTTCTGCCCTGGCACGGCAGCCTGGAGGCCCAGGGCCAGCCGGGCTGCCTCCGGGAGCTTCTCAGCTGCCCTTCCCGGGCTCAGGGCATCCTGCGAGGGCCACATGGGGCTCCCGTCCTGGCCGGCTGCCCCAGGCACAGCTTCGACCCAGACTCTCACTCGGTCACACCGGCCAGGGGGGCAGGCTCTAGAACCACtcatgggggtgggtgggagcgTCCCTATGGGCCGATGGTGGGGCTGAAATTGTCCACGGAACCCCAGGGCTACGGGTGCCAGTGCTTAGGTGTGTGCCCTCATGTCAGTCTGCTCGCCCCTCCTCACAGTGTCAGTGATGATGCCCGTGGAGAGCGCACACCATGGCCTTTATACTTTCTCTTGGCATCCCTGCGGAATAAGCACCATTGACATCCCCACTTTCCAGgtggggctcagagagggcaagtgaCTTGCCTCTGGTCACACAGCAATGAAATCCCAGGGCTGGGATTCACGGCCTCCAAAGTTGGAGCTCTGGACTGTGGTGGTTTACCAAGCCCAAAGCCTCCGTGCTACCTcccgtcccctcccctccctacCTCCCCTGCTCTCCCTCAATAGGCCACAATTGTGTGCCTCCCTGATTCCTAAAACGCAGCAGGAGCAGGGCCACGTGGTTTCTCCTACACCAGCTGTGGTTGTGTCTCCCCTCCTTGGGAGCCCCAGCTCCGCCTCCCCTGCCTGCACCTCGCTCTGACACCTGCCCTCTCCCGACCCCCAGCCCTGCTGTCCAGGGGGTAACTGGGTGACCAACCCTTGCCGAGGGCAGAGGAGGCAGGGGTGCTGCTGGCTGGGGGGCACTGCGGCCTGGGGGGTGTGCTCCCTGCTTCCCTGGCCCCCCCTCTGCCTCTGCCCTGCCCCCCCCAGCTGCCGCCTTCCTCCTCTGCCCGTGCTTCCTGGGCCAAGAACACAGATTAACATGCAGATTCTGGGCAGCATGTCTGGCCGGCCAGGGTCTCCAGTGCAGCCCTCTCGGCACCATCACGACCCCCTGCGGGGACCGAGGCCCTGAGGTCCCTGCTGGGGCCTGAGTCTGGGTCTCCCCCCACATCCTGTGGCCTTTGGCTTGTCTTGAAGACCCTCCATCAGTCAGGTGCCCCCAGaggggagagagagtgagagattTAAGGCACAGAAGTGGCTTCTGAGACGGTGGGGCTGGCTCAGGCCCGAAGCCCGGAGAGCAGGGTGGGCTGGGCCGACCGCGGGGGAAGCTCTGCTTCTCAGGGCCTTCCAACCGATTAAGTCAGGCTCACCCAGGCCACCTAGAACCATCTCCTCTGAAGTCAACTCAAGTGACCACATCTACAAAACACCTTCACCGCAACAGCGAGATGAGGGTGgtttctgatttttaaactttttgttgttgtgtccTACATACAGCTCAGCGTTTCCCATTTTAACCGTTCTCAAACGTGCCGTTGGGGCTGAAGAATTCTTCGTCGTGGGGGGCCCTGTGCTCTGCAGGCTGTAACGcagcctccccagccccgagcccCGAGCCCCGAGATTCCGCCAGCAGCCTCCCTCCCGCCCAGCTGAGATGACCAcgtgtctccagacattgcaagTGCCTCCCTGGGGGCAAAACCGCCCAGGTTGAGAGCTAATGTGCCCACCCAGCCGAGGCTGATCGGCCCGGGTACCACCTTCAGTGCCGTCTTCTCTCCTGGGAGGCTTGTGGCCTGTGCCGCTGCATGGCCGGAGAATCCAGCTCCTTCTCTGACCCTTTCCCTTCCTCGGGGCCTCACCACTTCCTGGGGCTTTCCTGTACCTGACCAAGGCGTTTCCTTGGCCTCCACAGCCTCTTCTTGCCCTGCAACGATGACACACCAGCACTCCTGCACTCTAAGCCCCTCCTTGGCTCTCCAGGGCCGACAGTTTGAACGTGGCCTCGTGGGACTGTAGCAGAGAGCTGTGCAACTCTGGTCAGGTTGCTTTCCCTCTCTGGTCTCGGGGTCGTCATCTGGGAAATGGAGTCACAGTTATCCACACCTTGCAGTGTTGCTAGAGGGTCAGATGAGCTGCTCCTGGAATGGTACCCGCTGGAGGAGAGGGCCGATGTCACTGCCCTGGGCCCCAAGGTCACCCCTGGGACAGTGGTTTCTGCCTCCAAGAACCCTTCACtgctgagcttcccctttcctggaATACTTTCTTCTCATCTCTGCTCCTCAGAATCCTGCTTATCCTGAAGGCTGAGCCCATGAGACCGTGGGGAGCCTCCCCCCAACCTCCCCCCCCCTCCTCCCAACTCCTGCAGCATGAATTTCGTGTGGGCATCCCAACCAGAGGGTGAACCCCGAAATCCAGGGGCAGTGTGTTTACCTGTAGGAGCCCTGAATTGGGGATCGTGACCTCCTCACAAAGCAGCACCCCAcctcccctgcctcccctcccttctGTGAGGTCCC
This is a stretch of genomic DNA from Choloepus didactylus isolate mChoDid1 chromosome 22, mChoDid1.pri, whole genome shotgun sequence. It encodes these proteins:
- the LOC119519012 gene encoding uncharacterized protein LOC119519012 isoform X2, whose amino-acid sequence is MSQAMFGPPRQAFTGRGSALPFPSPHCLQDPRTHRATRETEEPLLGGGRCTFAGVAAGRHRCFLPHVVFCFFTVPRTAASQPRALTAGVWRLQVGGKRPPLTSFVGAPSGFYLTGRLFLPLRMCPDGGSGSRGPPRPGQAPTPEAAGSGLPSQGHGPHPGRPPHVPHCPTACPGPASPASVTNGQRAKHSLSACCMQHCEVNMGGLTTTWGSTWLQCWVLVWPGPGACGRGIPFSPSLQDPGIPQETRHPPPVTQDERSTPCGLESSRPPGASVVRFCEMGWGPCEPFQP
- the LOC119519012 gene encoding uncharacterized protein LOC119519012 isoform X3; the protein is MQKNPHLGNFSSRAAELPTGRPWPWLSAQRPRVCPVLLVSHTPLHGLTSAYQRAGLLHSGLNWPAGLGSSAELPRPAAPGPVLPELSSKPPAAGSRPRPRRTSGYHSRSSSSDPLATLQGVDNCDSISQMTTPRPERESNLTRVAQLSATVPRGHVQTVGPGEPRRGLECRSAGVSSLQGKKRLWRPRKRLGQLLQAGTGASYPTSCSVSSPSPEQPPVSRGH